One Fundulus heteroclitus isolate FHET01 chromosome 1, MU-UCD_Fhet_4.1, whole genome shotgun sequence genomic window carries:
- the tnfrsf9a gene encoding tumor necrosis factor receptor superfamily member 9a, translating into MAVIFWMMGLALLAQGFLCCLGHIEVGCKKWHPVNNDVYCDECHPGNRLVKDVGPNPQKLCTPCENGTYTLGTRARECHLCTQCVGALEHHNNCTPKSDTQCKCKKGLRCGDNQCSFCVDECAKGYEPNRLRYCTPCPKGTFNDQIHGKCKPLRTRCLDPNHIMSFKGNATSDIICEPLPPPPTLPVTRPVKPGDKTEQTWPMALFVIIGAFMMCLIIVIVLVSVQIHHKGKKEKTPRTLSTTPIIRTPTDDPRTLIAIECSFHEAQQERGDSTESLISKDPSEQETV; encoded by the exons ATGGCTGTGATCTTCTGGATGATGGGTCTCGCTCTGCTCGCTCAGGGCTTCCTGTGCTGCCTTGGACACATCGAAGTTGGCTGCAAGAAATGGCACCCAGTTAACAACGATGTTTACTGCGATGAATGCCACCCTG GGAATCGTCTGGTCAAAGACGTAGGCCCAAATCCTCAAAAGCTCTGCACTCCGTGTGAAAATGGAACGTACACACTCGGGACTAGAGCCAGGGAATGTCACCTTTGCACTCAGTGCGTTG GCGCTCTGGAGCATCATAATAACTGCACCCCCAAGAGTGACACGCAGTGCAAGTGTAAAAAGGGACTCCGCTGTGGAGACAACCAGTGTTCCTTCTGTGTGGATGAGTGCGCCAAAGGCTATGAACCTAACAGACTAC GTTATTGCACGCCTTGTCCGAAAGGAACCTTTAATGACCAAATTCACGGAAAATGTAAACCCTTGCGTACCAG GTGTCTAGATCCAAATCACATAATGTCATTCAAGGGAAATGCAACCTCTGACATTATATGTGAACCTCTTCCACCTCCACCAACTCTACCCGTGACCCGTCCAGTTAAACCTG GCGATAAAACTGAACAGACATGGCCAATGGCATTATTTGTGATAATCGGGGCATTTATGATGTGCCTTATCATCGTTATTGTCCTTGTGTCTGTGCAAATCCACcacaaaggaaaaaaggaaaagacacCAAGAACTCTCTCGACAACACCCATTATTAGGACCCCTACAG ACGATCCAAGGACATTGATTGCCATCGAGTGCAGTTTTCACGAAGCTCAACAGGAACGGGGTGACAGCACAGAATCACTGATCTCCAAGGACCCCTCGGAGCAGGAAACTGTGTGA